From Polaribacter butkevichii, a single genomic window includes:
- a CDS encoding RNA polymerase sigma factor: protein MNKITDQFIWKALKEGDLRAFSTLFEIYYPMLHNYGLKISNDVALTEDSLQDFFLYVYEHRENLSDLDTIAPYLFTSYKRFLLKMMQKNAKLKHTDFSNETFVDLQFTAEEIMTHQETESFKNKNLSRLLNKLPKRQKEAIYLKYYSGLKATEISEIMGINYQSVINSLHKAIKSLKEEISILKLFN, encoded by the coding sequence ATGAATAAAATAACAGATCAATTTATTTGGAAAGCCTTAAAGGAAGGAGATCTTAGAGCATTTTCTACACTCTTTGAAATCTATTATCCTATGCTACATAATTATGGCTTAAAAATTTCTAATGATGTTGCTCTTACAGAAGATTCTTTACAGGATTTCTTTTTATACGTTTATGAACATAGAGAAAATTTAAGCGATTTAGATACGATTGCCCCTTATCTATTTACATCCTATAAACGGTTTTTATTAAAAATGATGCAGAAAAATGCAAAATTAAAACATACTGATTTTTCTAATGAAACTTTTGTAGACTTACAGTTTACTGCTGAAGAAATAATGACACATCAAGAAACAGAAAGTTTTAAAAATAAAAACCTCTCTAGATTATTAAATAAATTACCCAAAAGACAAAAAGAAGCCATTTATTTAAAATACTACAGTGGTTTAAAAGCTACCGAAATATCAGAAATAATGGGTATTAATTATCAAAGTGTTATAAACTCTCTTCATAAAGCCATAAAAAGTTTAAAAGAAGAAATTTCTATTCTAAAATTATTTAATTGA
- the ychF gene encoding redox-regulated ATPase YchF, translated as MKAGIVGLPNVGKSTLFNCLSNAKAQSANFPFCTIEPNLGVVNVPDSRLKKLEELVVPERVQTATVEIVDIAGLVKGASKGEGLGNQFLANIRETDAILHVVRCFDNDNIIHVDNSIDPVRDKETIDYELQLKDLETVQKRLERVKRTAKTGNKEAQAELVVLLKIEETLLKGVSVRTLDFSEKEMEFVKPLQFITSKPVLYVCNVDEGSAVSGNAYVDQVKEAVKDENAEVIVLAVGTEADITELDDYEERQMFLADIGLEEAGVARLVRSAYKLLNLQTYFTAGVKEVRAWTIPIGSTAPQAAGVIHTDFEKGFIRAETIAYEDFVTYGSEAKVKEAGKMRVEGKEYIVKDGDILHFRFNV; from the coding sequence ATGAAAGCCGGAATTGTAGGATTACCAAACGTAGGAAAATCAACTTTATTTAACTGTTTATCTAACGCAAAAGCGCAAAGTGCCAACTTTCCTTTCTGTACCATTGAGCCCAATTTAGGGGTTGTAAATGTGCCAGATTCTCGTTTAAAAAAATTAGAAGAATTGGTGGTTCCAGAGAGAGTTCAAACTGCTACTGTAGAAATTGTAGATATTGCTGGCTTGGTAAAAGGAGCAAGTAAAGGAGAAGGTTTAGGAAATCAGTTTTTAGCAAACATTAGAGAAACAGACGCTATTTTACATGTAGTGCGTTGTTTTGATAATGATAATATTATTCATGTTGATAATTCTATAGATCCTGTAAGAGATAAAGAAACTATTGATTATGAATTGCAATTAAAAGATTTAGAAACGGTTCAAAAACGTTTAGAGCGTGTAAAAAGAACTGCTAAAACAGGTAATAAAGAAGCGCAAGCAGAATTAGTAGTTTTATTAAAAATTGAAGAAACTTTATTAAAAGGAGTTTCTGTAAGAACTTTAGATTTTTCTGAGAAAGAAATGGAGTTTGTTAAACCTTTACAATTTATTACATCAAAACCAGTACTATATGTTTGTAATGTTGATGAAGGTTCTGCCGTTTCTGGAAATGCGTATGTAGACCAAGTTAAAGAAGCTGTTAAAGACGAAAATGCAGAAGTAATTGTTTTGGCAGTTGGTACAGAAGCAGATATTACAGAATTAGATGATTACGAAGAAAGACAAATGTTTTTAGCAGATATTGGCTTAGAAGAAGCTGGTGTGGCTAGATTGGTTCGTTCTGCATATAAATTATTAAACTTACAAACCTATTTTACTGCAGGTGTAAAGGAAGTTAGAGCTTGGACAATTCCTATTGGTTCTACTGCGCCACAAGCTGCAGGAGTAATTCATACAGATTTTGAAAAAGGTTTTATTAGAGCAGAAACTATTGCTTATGAAGATTTTGTAACTTATGGTTCTGAAGCAAAAGTAAAAGAAGCGGGTAAAATGAGGGTAGAAGGTAAGGAGTACATTGTTAAAGATGGTGATATCTTACACTTTAGATTTAATGTGTAA
- a CDS encoding cation diffusion facilitator family transporter yields the protein MSHSHNHAPPSLKSNDINRSFIIGISLNVVYVIIELFYGWQIGSTALLSDAVHNIGDISGLLLAFLAFRLLNFKPNTLFTYGLKKGSVVASFINSILLAFAIGAIAWEGFRHILHPNIINGNVVMIVAAIGIVINFSSALLFHHRKKEDLNIKAAYWHLMADALVSLGVVISGLIIKYTGWNFVDGIAAILVAIVILASTWNLFKDSIIAMMDGVPAAINTNEISAHINEVNGVTEVHHIHIWSMSTNENALTSHIVVENLNEIPRIKLDIKKELKAHHITHSTLEFELKEEKCTEKNKL from the coding sequence ATGTCTCATTCTCATAATCACGCACCTCCATCATTAAAGTCAAACGATATTAACCGTTCTTTTATAATAGGGATCTCCTTAAACGTAGTCTATGTTATAATAGAACTCTTTTATGGTTGGCAAATTGGTTCTACTGCCCTACTTTCTGATGCAGTGCACAATATTGGCGATATTTCTGGTTTATTATTGGCTTTTTTAGCTTTTCGTTTACTTAATTTTAAACCCAATACATTATTTACTTATGGTTTAAAAAAAGGATCTGTTGTTGCTTCTTTTATCAATTCTATATTACTAGCTTTTGCTATTGGTGCCATTGCTTGGGAAGGTTTTAGACACATTCTTCATCCGAATATCATTAACGGAAATGTTGTAATGATTGTTGCCGCTATAGGAATTGTTATTAATTTTTCTTCGGCTCTTTTATTTCATCATAGAAAAAAAGAAGATCTAAATATAAAAGCAGCCTATTGGCATTTAATGGCAGATGCTTTGGTTTCTTTGGGTGTGGTAATATCTGGATTGATTATTAAATATACTGGGTGGAATTTTGTAGACGGAATTGCGGCCATTTTAGTAGCTATTGTAATACTTGCTAGTACTTGGAATCTTTTTAAAGATAGCATTATTGCCATGATGGACGGAGTACCTGCAGCAATAAACACCAACGAAATTAGCGCACATATTAACGAGGTTAATGGTGTTACAGAGGTGCATCATATCCATATTTGGAGTATGAGTACCAATGAAAATGCATTAACTTCTCATATTGTTGTAGAAAACCTTAATGAAATTCCAAGAATTAAACTAGACATCAAAAAAGAATTAAAAGCACATCATATTACACACAGTACTTTAGAGTTTGAATTAAAAGAAGAAAAATGTACTGAAAAAAATAAACTGTAA
- a CDS encoding nitrophenyl compound nitroreductase subunit ArsF family protein yields the protein MKTNKILAFLTIGFLLIACNEQTKSKNKTIEQSISKIEVLDFHSTHRCITCKAIEANTKYTLDTYFSKEIKASKITFQVIDVDKKENQTMAEKFEASGTALILNVIKNGKEKKIDLTNFAFMKGNDKDVFAKQLKEKIDKELKTL from the coding sequence ATGAAAACAAATAAAATTTTAGCTTTTTTAACAATCGGATTTTTGTTAATAGCCTGCAATGAGCAAACAAAAAGTAAAAACAAAACTATAGAACAGTCCATTTCTAAAATAGAGGTTTTAGACTTTCATTCTACCCATAGATGCATTACCTGTAAAGCTATTGAAGCTAATACAAAATATACCTTAGACACCTATTTTTCTAAAGAAATAAAAGCTAGTAAAATTACCTTTCAGGTAATTGATGTCGATAAAAAAGAAAACCAAACAATGGCCGAAAAATTTGAAGCTTCTGGTACTGCTTTAATTTTAAATGTGATAAAAAACGGAAAAGAAAAGAAGATAGATCTAACCAATTTTGCGTTTATGAAAGGAAATGATAAAGATGTATTTGCTAAACAATTAAAAGAAAAAATAGACAAAGAACTAAAAACTCTATAA
- a CDS encoding cystathionine beta-synthase — translation MEDNKTLNYIKVVLENLPTDWLNLTTHRLDIYNENLAKTAFLDKFDTLYNNNNATSAMLNALPTAYDYIRLGHPLSCVLEWAIAKLNAIKPENVISFSSQTIPVLAVLRKNLLSQKKTRIIYLDKPPQSFNNKIVKEIYNYNFELQKATSLSDISTFNGSTIFISQEDQIGTFKKNKNIDFVINLYDSLGSVLMVNGEQNEHYISDIQHVRRRETIAMTPSNSLTALNALVTKSSFKNKKDNSTNKTSVLNAIKEVTGSNTKPLVATSGLSIQYAILMGLIEDAKENHKGKAIKIIVPPNCYGGTNDQARRVAACIDNVEIVDLLVDGDNDMVQSIDSVLNNIAKQDAVPYIIAEIPTNPRVEVPNLVQLKEALSKERITTTGEIAIDPVFILDQTFCPNVHFLGDGEILSTVRTISFASGSKFPSGGKCTAGYCVGNKKTVTLIDKIEQHLTLCDNEATDFQYEILAKQLPSMNQRIKDAYTNTRQFVNYIHETLPGAKINFVSEELAAQGFTPSVFSLDLPTTGNSEEEKEANKRALNLKLINLMITEIPDESKFCVSYGQLKGCYWTIPATSTQGTTKEGDKDYIVRASLSPTMNLELHKKVFLKFVESM, via the coding sequence ATGGAAGACAATAAAACACTAAATTATATAAAAGTTGTATTAGAAAACTTACCAACAGATTGGTTAAATTTAACTACACATCGACTAGATATTTATAATGAAAACTTGGCTAAAACAGCGTTTTTAGATAAGTTTGATACTTTATATAACAACAATAATGCTACATCCGCCATGTTAAATGCATTGCCTACAGCTTATGATTATATACGTTTAGGGCATCCATTGTCTTGTGTTTTAGAGTGGGCAATTGCAAAATTAAATGCTATTAAACCAGAGAACGTAATTAGCTTTTCTTCACAAACGATTCCTGTTTTAGCTGTGTTAAGAAAGAATTTATTATCTCAAAAAAAAACTAGAATTATTTATTTAGATAAACCACCACAATCATTTAACAATAAGATAGTTAAAGAAATTTATAATTATAATTTTGAACTACAAAAAGCAACAAGTTTATCTGATATTTCTACTTTTAACGGAAGTACTATTTTTATATCACAAGAAGACCAAATTGGCACATTTAAGAAAAATAAAAACATTGATTTTGTTATCAATCTTTATGATTCTCTTGGTAGTGTTTTAATGGTAAATGGCGAACAAAATGAACATTATATTTCCGACATACAGCATGTAAGAAGAAGAGAAACTATTGCCATGACTCCTTCTAATTCTCTTACAGCTCTAAATGCCTTAGTAACTAAATCTTCTTTTAAAAATAAAAAGGATAACAGCACAAATAAAACAAGTGTTTTAAATGCTATAAAAGAAGTTACGGGCTCTAACACAAAACCTTTAGTTGCCACTAGCGGACTCTCAATTCAATATGCCATTTTAATGGGATTAATTGAAGATGCTAAAGAGAATCATAAAGGAAAAGCAATTAAAATTATTGTTCCTCCTAATTGTTATGGCGGTACAAATGACCAAGCAAGACGTGTTGCAGCTTGTATTGACAATGTAGAAATTGTAGATTTATTAGTTGATGGCGATAATGATATGGTGCAAAGTATAGATAGCGTTTTAAACAATATTGCTAAACAAGACGCTGTGCCTTATATTATTGCTGAAATACCAACAAACCCAAGAGTTGAAGTTCCGAATTTAGTTCAATTAAAAGAAGCATTAAGCAAAGAACGTATAACTACAACGGGAGAAATTGCTATAGATCCTGTTTTTATTTTAGACCAAACATTCTGTCCTAATGTTCATTTTTTAGGTGATGGTGAAATACTATCTACCGTTAGAACCATTTCTTTTGCAAGTGGCTCTAAATTTCCTAGTGGAGGAAAATGTACAGCAGGCTACTGCGTAGGAAATAAAAAAACGGTAACCTTGATCGATAAAATTGAACAACATTTAACCCTTTGTGATAATGAAGCTACTGATTTTCAGTATGAAATATTAGCCAAACAACTGCCTTCTATGAATCAAAGAATTAAAGATGCCTATACTAATACGCGTCAGTTTGTAAATTATATTCATGAAACTTTACCAGGAGCAAAAATAAATTTTGTGTCAGAAGAGTTAGCTGCACAAGGATTTACACCATCTGTTTTTTCATTAGACCTTCCTACAACAGGAAACTCAGAAGAAGAAAAAGAAGCTAACAAAAGAGCCTTAAATTTAAAGTTAATCAACTTAATGATTACAGAAATTCCTGATGAAAGTAAATTCTGTGTAAGTTACGGACAGTTAAAAGGCTGCTATTGGACGATACCTGCAACATCTACACAAGGAACAACCAAAGAAGGAGATAAAGACTATATTGTTCGTGCATCACTTTCTCCTACCATGAATTTAGAACTTCATAAAAAAGTATTTTTAAAATTTGTAGAGAGTATGTAA
- the corA gene encoding magnesium/cobalt transporter CorA, whose product MITYASIENGQIIVETGANFSPSNILWIDLKNPTFDEKKKVEETFGVELFTPQEREEIESSSKFVESESEIGINLNFLREENGNYINEPISFILKNNFLITQRQHDYRTFTDTYHKIRSVKAKNGIDVFLNILEIRIDFDADLIENITEQITTISKGLVKKNDLERQLLLKITAFQESTISIRENIVEKQRILSAILKSKFFPRENYDTLWVMIKDIGSLLDHTSFNFERLEFLQNTFLGLVDMEQNRIIKIFTVVTVIFMPPTLIASMYGMNFKFMPELQQSWGYPLAICLMITSSAVTLLFFKRKRWL is encoded by the coding sequence ATGATTACATACGCAAGCATAGAAAACGGACAAATTATAGTGGAAACAGGAGCTAATTTTTCTCCTTCTAATATTCTTTGGATTGATCTTAAAAACCCCACTTTTGATGAAAAGAAAAAAGTAGAAGAAACTTTTGGTGTAGAGTTATTTACACCTCAAGAAAGAGAGGAAATTGAATCTAGTTCTAAGTTTGTAGAATCTGAAAGTGAAATTGGTATCAACCTTAATTTTTTAAGAGAAGAAAACGGAAATTACATTAATGAACCGATATCTTTTATTCTTAAAAACAACTTTTTAATTACACAAAGACAACATGATTACAGAACTTTTACAGATACATATCATAAAATTCGTTCTGTAAAAGCAAAAAACGGAATTGATGTTTTTTTAAATATTCTTGAAATACGTATCGATTTTGATGCCGATTTAATAGAAAATATTACTGAACAAATTACGACTATTAGTAAAGGGTTGGTTAAAAAAAATGATCTAGAAAGACAGTTGTTATTAAAAATTACTGCTTTTCAAGAATCTACCATCTCTATTCGAGAAAACATTGTAGAAAAACAACGAATTCTATCGGCTATTTTAAAAAGTAAGTTTTTTCCTAGAGAAAATTACGACACTCTTTGGGTGATGATTAAAGACATTGGTTCTTTACTAGACCATACTAGTTTTAATTTTGAAAGACTAGAATTTCTTCAAAATACCTTTTTAGGTTTGGTAGATATGGAGCAAAACAGAATTATTAAAATTTTTACGGTAGTAACGGTTATTTTTATGCCTCCAACTTTAATTGCCAGTATGTATGGTATGAATTTTAAATTTATGCCAGAATTACAACAATCTTGGGGATATCCATTAGCAATTTGTTTGATGATTACTTCATCAGCTGTAACACTTTTGTTTTTTAAGCGCAAAAGATGGTTATAA
- a CDS encoding aromatic aminobenezylarsenical efflux permease ArsG family transporter, with protein sequence MDFLQSLLESYNFPLLTALILGLMTAISPCPLATNITATAFISKNISSKRNVFLSGLLYSLGRGFSYTTIGMILYFGASKFHISRFFNQNGEKYLGPLLIIIGLIMLNVLKLHFLGKSNFQNKLSDKFKDKGLLGSFLIGVVFALAFCPYSGALFFGMLIPITIASADGLYLPIIFAIGTGLPVILFTYLLAFTAGKIGVFYNKITKIENVMRKVAGVVFILTGLYYVFIFMGILA encoded by the coding sequence ATGGATTTTTTGCAATCTCTTTTAGAGAGTTATAATTTTCCTCTTTTAACGGCACTTATACTTGGCCTCATGACCGCTATTAGCCCTTGCCCATTAGCTACCAACATAACGGCAACTGCCTTTATATCTAAAAATATTTCGAGTAAACGAAACGTTTTTTTAAGCGGATTGCTATACTCTTTGGGGCGTGGTTTTAGTTATACTACTATTGGTATGATATTATATTTTGGTGCAAGCAAGTTTCATATTTCTCGTTTTTTTAATCAGAATGGAGAAAAATACTTGGGGCCTTTATTAATTATCATCGGTTTAATTATGTTAAATGTTTTAAAGCTCCATTTTTTAGGAAAATCTAATTTTCAGAATAAACTATCCGATAAATTTAAAGATAAAGGCTTGTTAGGTTCTTTTTTAATAGGTGTAGTATTTGCCTTAGCTTTTTGCCCTTACAGTGGTGCCTTATTTTTTGGCATGCTCATTCCTATAACTATTGCCTCTGCAGACGGATTATATTTACCTATAATTTTTGCAATAGGAACCGGATTACCAGTAATACTTTTCACCTATTTATTAGCCTTTACAGCAGGAAAAATTGGCGTATTCTATAATAAAATTACTAAAATAGAAAATGTAATGCGTAAAGTTGCCGGTGTTGTTTTTATTTTAACAGGCTTGTATTATGTGTTTATTTTTATGGGAATATTAGCATAG
- a CDS encoding transglutaminase-like domain-containing protein — translation MWLRVSCNLAFDIETPTPFILMLRPRSGAEQWIERDEFKIYPNVPIVEFTDDYGNLCQRLVAPIGKFTIFTSSDVKTSEFVDVNFEAPFVEIQNLPNEVLCYLLPSRYCESDRFNDLANTITADKPVGYEQVFAIEEWLRTNISYIPGSSDFPISATEVNYKRSGVCRDLSHLGIALCRSLSIPARMVVGYLHKLHPMDMHAWFEAYVGGRWYTFDATQTEAKGGYVAVGYGLDAADVAIFNQFGPVAHSLEQRVTVEQIKI, via the coding sequence ATGTGGTTACGTGTAAGTTGTAATTTGGCTTTTGATATTGAAACACCAACTCCTTTTATTTTGATGCTGCGTCCCAGAAGTGGTGCAGAACAGTGGATTGAGCGCGATGAGTTTAAAATATATCCCAATGTACCTATTGTAGAGTTTACAGATGATTATGGAAATCTTTGCCAACGTTTGGTAGCACCAATTGGTAAGTTTACCATTTTTACAAGTTCAGATGTAAAAACGTCTGAATTTGTTGATGTGAATTTTGAAGCTCCTTTTGTAGAAATTCAGAATTTACCTAATGAAGTACTTTGTTATTTATTACCTAGCAGGTATTGTGAGTCTGACCGATTTAACGACTTAGCAAATACAATTACCGCAGATAAACCTGTAGGATATGAACAAGTGTTTGCTATAGAAGAATGGTTACGTACAAATATTAGTTACATTCCTGGTAGTAGCGATTTTCCTATTTCTGCTACCGAAGTAAACTACAAACGTTCTGGTGTTTGTAGAGATTTGTCTCATTTAGGTATTGCATTGTGCAGAAGTTTAAGCATTCCTGCTCGCATGGTGGTTGGTTATTTGCACAAATTACATCCCATGGATATGCACGCATGGTTTGAGGCTTATGTTGGTGGGCGTTGGTATACTTTTGATGCTACACAAACAGAAGCAAAAGGAGGTTACGTAGCGGTAGGCTATGGTTTAGATGCAGCAGATGTTGCTATATTTAATCAATTTGGACCTGTGGCTCATTCTTTAGAGCAACGTGTAACTGTAGAGCAAATTAAAATTTAA
- a CDS encoding FecR family protein: MIKKEYNTINDFLDDDSFKNWVLQNNGTDVGFWDFWIANNKDKEELVSTAKDLVLGISFNQQTVDKEKVSLEWQKLEAKIKAKNPVPKKKVKYLKTFSVAASILLLISIGIYFSFNNTKMTHKTSYGEILNIKLLDGSRVTLNSNSSLSYYKNESRKVWLSGEAFFQVDKKVTTNAKFWVITDDLSVEVYGTSFNVNTKKQKTDVFLEEGNIWLKLNNGIDKKMIPGNYISYSAEKNKILEDINTFDSTLKTSWKNGSLLFENLSLEKAMEKIEESYGYSIIFNDDASKNTLITGAVPITNIDICLKAIEKSADVNIIKKDSSLIISKK; this comes from the coding sequence ATGATTAAGAAAGAATACAATACCATAAATGACTTTTTAGATGATGATTCATTTAAAAATTGGGTGCTTCAAAACAACGGAACTGATGTTGGTTTTTGGGATTTTTGGATTGCCAACAATAAAGATAAAGAAGAATTAGTAAGTACAGCTAAAGACCTGGTTTTAGGCATTTCTTTTAACCAACAAACTGTTGATAAAGAAAAAGTTAGTTTAGAATGGCAAAAACTAGAAGCTAAAATTAAAGCTAAAAACCCAGTTCCTAAGAAAAAAGTTAAATATCTTAAAACTTTTAGTGTAGCAGCTTCTATACTTCTACTAATTTCTATAGGTATCTATTTTTCTTTTAATAACACCAAAATGACCCATAAAACCAGTTATGGAGAAATTTTAAATATAAAATTACTAGATGGTAGCCGTGTTACTTTAAATTCTAATTCTAGTTTATCCTACTACAAAAACGAAAGCAGAAAAGTTTGGTTGTCTGGTGAAGCCTTTTTTCAGGTGGATAAAAAAGTAACTACAAACGCAAAATTTTGGGTAATAACAGACGATTTATCTGTAGAAGTTTATGGTACCTCTTTTAATGTAAATACAAAAAAGCAAAAAACAGATGTGTTTTTAGAAGAAGGTAATATTTGGTTAAAACTAAATAACGGAATTGATAAAAAAATGATTCCAGGTAACTACATCTCCTATTCCGCAGAAAAAAATAAAATATTAGAAGACATAAATACTTTTGATTCTACTCTAAAAACTTCTTGGAAAAATGGTTCTTTATTGTTTGAAAACCTATCTTTGGAAAAAGCGATGGAAAAAATAGAAGAATCTTATGGCTATTCTATCATTTTTAACGACGATGCAAGTAAAAATACCTTAATAACAGGAGCGGTTCCTATTACTAATATTGACATCTGTTTAAAAGCCATCGAAAAATCTGCTGATGTAAATATTATCAAAAAAGATAGTAGTTTAATTATTAGTAAAAAGTAG